In one Lolium rigidum isolate FL_2022 chromosome 3, APGP_CSIRO_Lrig_0.1, whole genome shotgun sequence genomic region, the following are encoded:
- the LOC124701039 gene encoding zinc finger protein ZAT5-like: MGVGMKRAREEEPVSLALSLSTESTTSTTTSGDSAGAVTQKKRARRGRPVATSGEGEFVCKTCGRAFASFQALGGHRTSHLRGRHHGLELGVGVAKAIREQKRREDKQSHECHLCGLGFETGQALGGHMRRHREEVELRGGVDQWVVALQDQQVSGHATDKTPVLLELFV; encoded by the coding sequence ATGGGAGTGGGGATGAAGCGCGCGAGAGAGGAGGAGCCCGTGTCGCTGGCGCTGTCGCTAAGCACGGAAtcgacgacgtcgaccacgacatcggggGACTCGGCCGGGGCGGTGACGCAGAAGAAGAGGGCGCGGCGGGGGAGACCGGTGGCCACGTCGGGAGAAGGAGAGTTCGTGTGCAAGACGTGCGGCCGGGCATTCGCGTCATTCCAGGCGCTGGGCGGGCACCGGACCAGCCACCTCCGCGGCCGCCACCACGGTCTAGAGCTCGGCGTTGGCGTCGCGAAAGCAATCAGGGAGCAGAAGCGGCGAGAGGACAAGCAGTCGCACGAGTGCCACCTCTGCGGGCTCGGCTTCGAGACGGGCCAGGCGCTCGGCGGCCACATGAGGAGGCACCGCGAGGAGGTGGAGCTCAGAGGCGGCGTTGATCAGTGGGTCGTCGCGCTGCAGGATCAGCAGGTCTCGGGGCACGCTACCGACAAGACGCCCGTCTTGCTCGAGCTGTTCGTCTAG